In a genomic window of Allomeiothermus silvanus DSM 9946:
- a CDS encoding sulfite exporter TauE/SafE family protein, with product MHLLLSALIGLSAGLLSGLFGIGGGVIVVPALIFLLGLDQRTATGTSLAALLLPVGILGVLAYAREGAVRWPVAALIALGLLLGTFFGARLAWQLPEGALRVGLALLLIGVALHLLLRR from the coding sequence GTGCATCTCCTCCTCTCCGCCCTGATTGGCCTATCCGCCGGATTGCTCTCGGGGCTCTTCGGAATCGGGGGCGGGGTCATTGTGGTACCCGCCCTCATCTTCCTCTTGGGCCTGGACCAGCGCACGGCCACCGGAACCTCGCTCGCTGCCCTCCTCCTGCCGGTGGGAATCCTGGGGGTGCTGGCCTATGCCCGGGAAGGGGCGGTACGCTGGCCGGTAGCAGCCCTAATAGCCCTGGGACTCCTTCTAGGAACCTTTTTCGGAGCCAGGCTGGCCTGGCAGCTTCCCGAAGGGGCCCTCCGGGTGGGGCTGGCTTTGCTGCTCATCGGGGTGGCGCTGCATCTACTCCTTCGGCGCTGA
- the gatB gene encoding Asp-tRNA(Asn)/Glu-tRNA(Gln) amidotransferase subunit GatB — MSGFEAVVGLEVHLHLKTHSKMFSPAPAEYFGDGPNTHVHAIDLGLPGVLPSVNARAVDYGIMFALALGCEIAPWTQFHRKSYFYPDMPKNYQISQYDRPLGRNGYLEVAGERIGIKRVHLEEDAGKSMHPKGATYSLIDLNRAGAPLIEMVTEPDIRSPEQARLFLSHIRSIAQALGISDANPEEGKMRADVNVSVRRPGEALGTKVEIKNLNSFKSVARALEFEIRRQTELLRQGRRVEQATLGWDEAAGKTYVMRVKEGESDYRYFPEPDLPPLRIDQAWLERIKAAMPELPAQKYARYLASGIRPYDAEILAYNASLSRFFDQALERYEGNPQSLANWLNADIAGYLNERGLEIHDTRLTPQNLAKLAGLQERGDITSRVAKDLLAEVMEGADPEKLVDERGLKAVVDAEAIRALVEKVVAANPQVVEQIKGGKAQAINALLGQVMRQSKGTAQPDLVRQLLAEAIGVTPA, encoded by the coding sequence ATGTCGGGTTTTGAAGCCGTGGTGGGCTTAGAGGTGCACCTGCACCTCAAAACGCACAGCAAGATGTTCTCCCCTGCCCCCGCCGAGTATTTCGGGGATGGTCCCAACACCCACGTCCACGCCATCGATTTGGGGCTACCTGGAGTGTTGCCGAGCGTGAACGCGCGGGCTGTCGATTACGGGATCATGTTCGCGCTGGCCCTGGGCTGTGAAATAGCCCCGTGGACGCAATTCCACCGCAAAAGCTACTTCTACCCCGACATGCCCAAGAACTACCAGATCAGCCAGTACGACCGCCCCCTTGGGCGCAACGGCTACCTGGAGGTCGCGGGAGAGCGCATCGGGATCAAACGGGTGCACCTCGAGGAAGATGCAGGAAAGAGTATGCACCCCAAGGGAGCCACGTACAGCCTGATCGACCTCAACCGGGCGGGGGCCCCCCTCATCGAGATGGTGACCGAACCGGACATCAGAAGCCCCGAGCAGGCCCGGCTGTTCCTTTCCCACATCCGCAGCATCGCGCAGGCCCTCGGCATCTCCGATGCCAACCCCGAAGAGGGCAAGATGCGCGCCGACGTCAACGTTTCGGTGCGGCGGCCAGGGGAAGCGCTGGGCACCAAGGTCGAGATCAAAAACCTCAACTCCTTCAAGAGCGTAGCCCGCGCCCTGGAGTTCGAGATCCGGCGGCAGACCGAACTCCTGCGCCAGGGCCGCCGGGTTGAGCAGGCCACGCTGGGCTGGGACGAGGCTGCGGGGAAAACCTACGTGATGCGGGTGAAGGAGGGCGAATCCGACTACCGCTACTTCCCCGAGCCAGACCTGCCGCCCTTGCGCATAGACCAAGCCTGGCTCGAGCGCATAAAAGCCGCCATGCCTGAGCTTCCCGCGCAAAAGTACGCGCGCTATTTGGCCTCGGGCATTCGCCCGTACGACGCGGAGATTCTGGCCTATAACGCTTCACTTTCCCGGTTTTTCGATCAGGCCCTCGAGCGCTACGAGGGCAATCCGCAGTCCCTCGCTAACTGGCTCAACGCCGACATCGCGGGCTACCTCAACGAGCGGGGGCTCGAGATCCACGACACCCGGCTCACCCCCCAAAACCTCGCCAAGCTCGCCGGGCTGCAAGAGCGGGGAGACATCACCAGCCGGGTGGCCAAAGATCTGCTGGCGGAGGTGATGGAAGGGGCCGATCCCGAGAAGCTGGTAGACGAACGGGGGCTCAAGGCGGTGGTAGATGCCGAGGCCATCCGGGCCCTGGTGGAGAAGGTGGTGGCCGCTAATCCACAGGTGGTAGAGCAGATCAAAGGCGGCAAAGCCCAGGCCATCAACGCCCTCTTGGGCCAGGTGATGCGACAATCCAAGGGCACAGCCCAGCCGGACCTGGTGCGGCAGCTATTGGCTGAGGCAATCGGGGTAACCCCGGCCTGA
- the purM gene encoding phosphoribosylformylglycinamidine cyclo-ligase: MKYEDAGVNIDRKAAALQAASAKIKSTYTPEVLWGLGAFGGMLEVSRLKTMEQPVLVASTDGVGTKTLLAAQTGRWEGLGFDIVNHCINDLLVQGARPLFFLDYVASARLEAEVLGAVLASLAEACQAAGIPLLGGETAEMPGVYHPGGLDLVGTIVGVVDRPKIVDGSRVEPGDTILALPSSGLHTNGYSLARQVFAGFDLEQPRPELGGASLATALLEPHRSYLEPVSRLLDSGLEVGAMTHITGGGVYENLPRVLPQGLGAEIHRGSWPIPPIFSLIQQLGQVELAEMFRVFNMGLGYLIVMKESSAEQALQTLGVGYRVGRIVAGAGVRVV; the protein is encoded by the coding sequence ATGAAATACGAAGACGCAGGGGTCAACATCGACCGCAAGGCCGCAGCGCTCCAGGCGGCCTCGGCCAAAATCAAAAGCACCTACACACCGGAGGTGCTGTGGGGTTTGGGAGCTTTTGGCGGGATGCTCGAGGTCTCCCGCCTGAAAACTATGGAACAGCCCGTGCTCGTCGCCAGCACCGACGGGGTGGGAACCAAGACTTTACTGGCCGCCCAAACCGGGCGCTGGGAGGGCCTGGGGTTCGATATCGTCAATCATTGTATCAACGACCTGCTGGTCCAGGGGGCTAGGCCCCTGTTTTTTCTTGACTATGTGGCGAGCGCACGGCTCGAGGCCGAGGTTTTAGGAGCCGTACTGGCTTCGCTGGCCGAGGCCTGCCAAGCCGCTGGGATACCCCTGCTGGGTGGCGAGACCGCCGAGATGCCAGGGGTGTATCACCCCGGCGGCTTGGACCTGGTAGGCACCATCGTGGGCGTGGTGGACCGGCCCAAGATCGTGGACGGTTCGAGGGTAGAGCCCGGCGACACGATTCTGGCCCTTCCCTCCTCAGGGTTGCACACCAATGGCTATTCGCTGGCGCGCCAGGTATTTGCAGGCTTTGACCTAGAGCAACCCCGCCCCGAACTGGGGGGAGCCAGCCTAGCAACGGCCCTGCTCGAACCCCACCGGAGCTACCTCGAGCCCGTCTCCAGGCTGCTCGACTCGGGCTTGGAGGTAGGGGCCATGACCCACATCACCGGGGGTGGGGTCTACGAAAACCTGCCCAGGGTGCTTCCCCAGGGCCTGGGGGCAGAAATTCACCGCGGAAGCTGGCCCATTCCCCCTATCTTCAGCTTGATCCAGCAGCTCGGGCAGGTTGAGCTAGCCGAGATGTTCCGGGTCTTCAACATGGGGCTGGGCTATCTGATTGTCATGAAAGAAAGTAGCGCAGAACAAGCTCTACAAACACTGGGCGTGGGGTATCGTGTAGGGCGCATCGTCGCAGGGGCCGGGGTAAGGGTGGTCTGA
- a CDS encoding histidine phosphatase family protein has protein sequence MRELWLVRHGETTWNAEGRHQGQLNVPLSPRGVGQTFRLAERLRASGVVFDKLYSSDLERAQETARPIAQALDMPIYLDPRIREVNSGRLQGLLQSEIEAHFPDYVRAVRADPWNTPRPQGESMAEVSRRVEAFLRELPSGRFLIVTHGGVIRAALKLALNLDGDTWRRFRIQNTSITRLAFPEGAVASFREEGYAITVGDAAHLERWAEALTTDEVEAG, from the coding sequence ATGCGAGAACTCTGGCTGGTCCGACACGGGGAGACCACCTGGAACGCCGAGGGGCGGCACCAGGGGCAGCTCAACGTGCCGCTCTCGCCCCGGGGGGTGGGGCAAACCTTCCGCCTAGCCGAGCGCCTGCGCGCCAGTGGGGTGGTATTCGACAAGCTGTATAGCTCCGACCTCGAGCGGGCCCAGGAGACCGCCCGGCCCATCGCCCAGGCCCTGGATATGCCCATCTACCTCGACCCACGCATCCGCGAGGTCAACTCCGGGCGGCTGCAAGGACTGCTGCAAAGCGAAATCGAAGCGCACTTCCCCGACTACGTGCGGGCCGTACGGGCCGACCCCTGGAACACCCCTCGCCCCCAGGGGGAAAGCATGGCCGAGGTGAGCCGCCGGGTCGAGGCCTTCTTGCGCGAACTGCCCTCGGGCCGGTTTCTGATCGTGACCCACGGCGGGGTGATCCGAGCGGCGCTCAAGCTGGCGCTGAACCTGGATGGCGATACCTGGCGGCGCTTCCGTATCCAAAACACCTCGATCACCCGGCTGGCCTTTCCCGAAGGGGCCGTGGCGTCTTTTCGCGAGGAGGGCTATGCCATCACGGTAGGGGACGCCGCCCACCTCGAGCGCTGGGCTGAAGCCCTTACCACCGACGAGGTAGAAGCTGGCTAA
- a CDS encoding SDR family NAD(P)-dependent oxidoreductase, whose product MFQGKVVLVTGAARGIGRAIAELFAQEGALLAVCDMRPEIQELAESLGAFALRADIANERDRERFVQGAVKAWGGLDVLVNNAATAAAGSALRVGLEAWQRVLEVNLTAPMHLSALAAREMAKTGGGAIVNVASVQGLFAEQENAAYNASKGGLINLTRSLALDLAPLGIRVNAVAPGAIATEGVLGAIAASPDPEKTLRDWEDLHALRRLGQPDEVAQAVMFLASERASFITGAILPVDGGMTASFMMAGRPV is encoded by the coding sequence ATGTTCCAGGGCAAAGTCGTCTTGGTAACCGGAGCCGCCCGGGGTATCGGGCGGGCCATCGCTGAGCTGTTCGCCCAGGAAGGGGCACTGCTGGCGGTGTGCGACATGCGGCCCGAGATTCAGGAGTTGGCCGAAAGCCTAGGGGCCTTCGCCTTACGGGCAGATATCGCTAACGAGCGCGACCGAGAACGCTTCGTGCAGGGGGCGGTGAAGGCCTGGGGAGGGCTCGACGTGCTGGTCAACAACGCCGCCACCGCCGCAGCGGGCTCGGCCTTGCGGGTAGGGCTCGAGGCCTGGCAGCGGGTGCTCGAGGTCAACCTGACCGCTCCCATGCACCTCTCGGCATTGGCTGCCCGGGAGATGGCCAAAACCGGCGGGGGGGCCATCGTGAACGTAGCCAGCGTGCAGGGGTTGTTCGCCGAGCAGGAGAACGCAGCCTACAACGCGTCGAAGGGCGGGCTGATCAACCTCACCCGTTCCTTGGCGCTCGACTTAGCCCCCCTGGGCATCCGGGTGAACGCGGTCGCACCCGGAGCCATCGCAACCGAAGGGGTTTTGGGAGCCATCGCTGCCTCCCCCGATCCGGAAAAGACCCTCCGCGACTGGGAAGACCTGCACGCCTTACGGCGGCTGGGGCAACCCGATGAGGTGGCCCAGGCAGTGATGTTTCTGGCTTCCGAGCGGGCCAGCTTCATCACCGGGGCCATCCTCCCCGTAGACGGGGGCATGACCGCCAGCTTCATGATGGCGGGAAGGCCGGTTTAA
- a CDS encoding glycogen debranching N-terminal domain-containing protein gives MLPLKEDDTYAVLSDQGMVGEHEEGFYRHDTRYLSRYRWNLPGFHLLLSETPRPDHLVQHWGLIVGPDQKVGLRRELVLYRGGFRDSLEVENTSLEPHILELSLDAAADFVDLFEARGWHRVTRKVTGFSYTSEDGLEVATRLEAQPAAPDGRWKLELKPHEKARIAVEARFESPFDPHGTELPSYEEWIRRFPLHLSSGRSQQVLEQALTDLRALLFSLPEGLYPAAGIPWYVCPFGRDALLTAYMMLPWGAEVAKGVLTYLAQHQGKEVDPFRDEAPGKILHEVRLGELSRTGKLPFGRYYGTVDATPLFVILLERYWHDTGDLAFVRQLQPNWEAALSWMTTYADPDGDGLLEFLPNEKGLTVQSWKDSGDSQSHQDGSLAKGAITVSEVQGYAYAAYRAAAGFYRALGQPELAQGWEARAEQIKELFHQKFWLPELATYALALDGEKRPLRVLSSNPGHLLWSGIVPPEIAPALVRTLFSPALWSGWGLRTLGAGEVRYNPLSYHNGSVWPHDTAIFAGGLARYGFHQEAQKVAEALFRLAMTQHDLRLPELVGGYERHEGEPPVPYPAACRPQAWDAAAVVYLLRVVWGMEPGVRAEPPQEGLLSPA, from the coding sequence ATGTTACCGCTCAAAGAAGACGATACATACGCGGTGCTTTCCGACCAGGGGATGGTAGGAGAGCACGAGGAAGGTTTTTACCGCCACGACACGCGTTACCTTTCGCGTTACCGCTGGAACCTGCCGGGCTTTCACCTGCTGCTCTCCGAGACCCCCCGACCGGACCATTTGGTGCAGCACTGGGGGCTCATCGTAGGCCCAGACCAAAAAGTAGGGTTGCGGCGGGAGTTGGTGCTATACCGGGGAGGCTTTCGCGATAGCCTCGAGGTCGAGAACACCTCGCTCGAGCCCCATATCCTCGAGCTCTCCCTCGACGCTGCCGCAGACTTCGTGGACTTGTTCGAGGCCCGGGGATGGCACCGGGTGACCCGTAAGGTCACGGGGTTCTCTTACACTTCCGAGGACGGCCTCGAGGTCGCCACCCGGCTGGAAGCCCAACCTGCTGCCCCCGATGGCCGCTGGAAGCTCGAGCTAAAGCCCCATGAAAAGGCCAGGATAGCCGTAGAGGCCCGCTTCGAGAGCCCCTTTGATCCACACGGCACCGAGCTTCCCAGCTACGAGGAGTGGATTCGGCGCTTTCCCCTGCACCTCTCGAGCGGGCGCAGCCAACAGGTCTTGGAGCAAGCCCTCACCGATTTACGGGCGCTGCTTTTTTCACTCCCTGAAGGGCTGTACCCGGCGGCGGGCATCCCCTGGTACGTCTGCCCGTTTGGCCGCGACGCCCTGCTCACCGCCTACATGATGCTGCCCTGGGGGGCGGAGGTCGCCAAAGGGGTGCTCACCTACCTCGCCCAGCACCAGGGCAAGGAGGTAGATCCTTTTCGCGACGAGGCCCCCGGCAAAATCCTCCACGAGGTAAGGCTGGGCGAACTCTCCCGTACCGGAAAGCTCCCCTTTGGCCGCTACTACGGCACGGTAGACGCCACGCCGCTATTCGTGATCCTCTTGGAGCGCTACTGGCACGATACCGGGGATCTCGCGTTTGTCCGGCAGCTACAGCCCAACTGGGAGGCGGCTCTTTCCTGGATGACTACCTACGCCGACCCCGACGGGGATGGGCTTTTGGAGTTCTTGCCCAACGAGAAGGGCCTCACCGTGCAATCCTGGAAGGATTCGGGCGATTCGCAAAGCCACCAGGACGGTTCGCTGGCTAAGGGGGCGATTACCGTAAGCGAGGTGCAGGGCTATGCGTATGCCGCTTACCGGGCTGCCGCGGGGTTCTACCGGGCCTTGGGCCAGCCGGAGCTGGCCCAAGGCTGGGAGGCTAGGGCCGAGCAGATCAAGGAACTCTTCCATCAGAAATTCTGGCTGCCCGAATTAGCAACCTACGCCCTGGCGCTGGATGGAGAGAAAAGGCCGCTCAGGGTTCTCTCCTCTAACCCTGGCCACTTGTTGTGGAGCGGCATCGTCCCCCCGGAGATTGCTCCGGCGTTGGTTCGGACCCTGTTTTCGCCGGCGCTTTGGAGCGGCTGGGGCTTGCGTACCTTAGGTGCGGGCGAGGTACGGTACAATCCGCTTTCTTACCATAACGGCTCGGTCTGGCCACACGACACCGCGATCTTTGCCGGGGGGTTGGCCCGCTACGGCTTCCACCAGGAGGCCCAAAAAGTAGCGGAGGCCCTTTTTCGCCTGGCTATGACCCAGCATGACCTGCGCCTGCCGGAGTTGGTGGGCGGCTACGAGCGGCACGAGGGCGAACCGCCCGTTCCCTACCCGGCGGCTTGTCGCCCGCAGGCGTGGGATGCGGCAGCGGTGGTGTACCTGCTGCGGGTGGTGTGGGGGATGGAGCCTGGGGTGAGGGCCGAGCCACCCCAGGAGGGGTTGTTGAGCCCGGCTTAA
- a CDS encoding carbohydrate ABC transporter permease, whose amino-acid sequence MATQIARPKAKLDERFLARQRWARVGWVYGAMLALTVFFIGPFYVAFLGSLKDNPLEYPFRYYFAQLQPANWVAAWRLGQQGAGNPWTGGFAPGAKVPFEVAYFVPRDQQPVPPTVVVPTRRAGAGLSAVLVEVQASQYAKVSPVEEVSRTPATVDGEPGQIVRYRFTVTYPGSGPKAPRLPLDVEAPRTQRFYDATLDPNRLERRGRVASWDSITPGFFGYTFRNYLRVFNEARNPDTRESLFLRWTANTFFVALAAVVINLIFASMAGYALARMYLPGKNLIFGAIILLLAVPAQVTFISNYLVLRDLGLVGALWGLIIWIGVDMARVFLMKQFFESIPREIEEAALIDGANPLVTFFRIILPMATPALGALTILTFQGVWNEFFKATVILSAQQNNYTLPLGLNFFRSSYGVQGDWGAMLASAFLSMIPVVILFVVFQRYFVEGVSTSGVKG is encoded by the coding sequence ATGGCAACGCAGATCGCTCGACCCAAAGCCAAACTCGACGAGCGCTTTCTGGCCCGCCAGCGCTGGGCCAGGGTGGGCTGGGTGTACGGGGCCATGCTGGCTTTGACGGTATTTTTTATCGGCCCCTTCTACGTGGCTTTCCTGGGCAGCCTCAAGGATAACCCGCTCGAGTACCCCTTCCGTTACTACTTTGCCCAGCTCCAGCCCGCCAACTGGGTAGCCGCCTGGCGATTGGGACAACAGGGGGCAGGTAACCCGTGGACTGGGGGGTTTGCACCAGGAGCCAAGGTTCCCTTTGAGGTGGCTTATTTCGTGCCCCGTGACCAGCAGCCTGTGCCCCCTACCGTAGTGGTCCCTACCCGCCGGGCCGGGGCCGGCCTGAGCGCGGTGCTGGTTGAGGTTCAGGCCTCGCAGTACGCCAAGGTTTCGCCGGTGGAGGAGGTGAGCCGGACCCCTGCTACGGTGGATGGCGAGCCCGGCCAGATCGTGCGCTATAGGTTCACCGTGACCTATCCCGGCTCTGGGCCTAAGGCCCCCCGCCTCCCGCTCGATGTCGAGGCCCCGCGCACCCAGCGTTTTTACGATGCTACCCTAGACCCCAACCGTCTGGAGCGCCGGGGCCGGGTAGCCAGCTGGGACAGCATCACGCCGGGCTTTTTCGGTTACACCTTCCGCAACTACCTGCGGGTGTTCAATGAGGCGCGTAACCCCGACACCCGCGAGAGCCTCTTTTTGCGCTGGACGGCCAATACCTTCTTCGTGGCGTTGGCGGCGGTGGTCATCAACCTGATCTTCGCCTCGATGGCCGGTTACGCTTTGGCGCGGATGTACCTGCCCGGCAAGAACCTGATCTTCGGGGCTATCATCCTCCTGCTGGCGGTTCCTGCCCAGGTCACCTTTATCTCCAACTACCTGGTCTTGCGCGATCTGGGCTTGGTAGGGGCGTTGTGGGGACTGATCATATGGATTGGCGTTGACATGGCCCGGGTATTCCTGATGAAGCAGTTCTTCGAGAGCATCCCCCGCGAGATCGAGGAGGCGGCGCTCATCGACGGAGCCAACCCCCTCGTTACCTTCTTCCGCATCATCCTGCCGATGGCCACCCCGGCTTTGGGAGCCCTCACCATCCTGACCTTCCAGGGGGTGTGGAATGAGTTCTTCAAGGCCACGGTGATCCTCTCGGCGCAACAAAACAACTACACCCTGCCCCTGGGGCTCAACTTCTTCCGCAGTTCCTACGGAGTGCAAGGCGACTGGGGTGCGATGCTGGCCAGCGCCTTTCTCTCGATGATCCCGGTGGTGATCCTGTTCGTGGTGTTCCAGCGCTACTTTGTCGAGGGGGTTTCGACCAGCGGGGTGAAGGGCTAA
- a CDS encoding carbohydrate ABC transporter permease: protein MHRAKRTELLYALLFTAPFLVYLLVFHGYAFVRAVFFSLTNKDLFNTPSFVGLANYVYLFRDERFLLALQHSVSFTVVVTVLQTFLALVMAAIVNQRIRGIIFFRTVYYVPSILSSAAVTLIAIWFFQRNGFLNSIIGWFGAYGPVILAFLGIFVLAQAAQVMWERSRGLPVGVFDPALAALSLLVAIAGSWILSATGWVTPREAAPFDLAWLSETRSFLGIPIPLWAIILLNTFTTIPTLMLIFLAGLQDIPRSVYEAAAIDGASPVQQFFHITIPMLRPVSFLVITLSLIGTLQMFDQVALLGNASSLDSIITLAYFVYNNVFNSNVPGNVGIASAGALLLALLTFAIVGLQRAFGISEKGY from the coding sequence ATGCATAGAGCAAAACGCACCGAACTGCTCTACGCGCTGCTATTCACGGCCCCCTTTTTGGTCTATCTGCTGGTGTTTCACGGCTATGCCTTTGTGCGCGCGGTCTTTTTCAGCCTGACCAACAAAGATCTGTTCAATACCCCGAGCTTTGTAGGCCTAGCCAACTACGTCTATTTGTTCCGAGATGAACGCTTTTTGTTGGCCTTGCAGCACTCGGTTTCTTTCACCGTAGTGGTGACGGTCTTGCAGACCTTTTTGGCACTGGTGATGGCCGCCATCGTCAACCAAAGGATCCGCGGGATCATCTTTTTCCGGACCGTTTACTATGTGCCTAGCATCCTTTCTTCGGCTGCGGTGACGCTCATCGCCATCTGGTTCTTTCAGCGCAACGGCTTCCTCAACTCCATCATCGGCTGGTTCGGTGCTTACGGGCCGGTAATCCTGGCATTCTTGGGCATCTTCGTGCTCGCGCAAGCTGCTCAGGTCATGTGGGAGCGCTCGAGGGGACTCCCGGTGGGTGTCTTCGACCCGGCTTTGGCCGCTTTATCGCTCCTGGTGGCCATCGCCGGGAGCTGGATCCTCTCTGCCACCGGGTGGGTGACCCCCCGCGAAGCGGCCCCTTTTGACCTGGCCTGGCTTTCCGAGACCCGGAGTTTCCTGGGCATTCCCATCCCGCTGTGGGCCATCATCCTCCTCAACACCTTCACCACCATCCCTACCCTAATGCTGATCTTTCTGGCGGGCTTGCAGGATATTCCTAGGAGCGTCTACGAGGCGGCTGCGATCGACGGGGCTTCTCCGGTGCAGCAGTTTTTCCACATCACCATACCCATGCTGCGCCCGGTGAGTTTTTTGGTGATCACACTTTCCTTGATCGGAACCCTGCAGATGTTCGACCAGGTGGCTCTCTTGGGCAACGCCTCTTCCCTGGACTCCATCATCACCCTGGCGTACTTCGTCTACAACAACGTCTTCAACTCCAACGTGCCCGGCAACGTGGGTATTGCTTCGGCGGGGGCCTTGCTCTTGGCATTACTGACCTTTGCCATCGTGGGGCTGCAGCGGGCATTCGGTATTTCCGAAAAGGGCTATTGA
- a CDS encoding extracellular solute-binding protein gives MKRWFVAVLALAGLGGALAQTTVRLQGFGGNDPAVLQGLLREVVNPALEKDNIKAVYEGVEGDYNATLLNALSAGTAGDLFYVDVFQSEPIFASGKVEPLNKYFTQQELGQFLPNLIQAFTLNGKVYGIPKDFNTLAIEYNKDIFDEAKVPYPNQTDTWDTFKDKLKKVQAALGDVAGVCVVADYARMGAFAHAAGFRPFNAQGKTVLDENFRRAFEWYTSLVKDGAGKFAQDLGEGWTGGCFGKEKAAVAIEGAWIGGFLRDSAPNLRYGTTFLPLDPKTKQRGNFVFTVSWSLNAASKNKEAAIKVLKALTSPEAQNWVLARGLALPSRTALANSPIFQRTGKEAELNRTVFNGSTKVGGVVLPFKFGKYNGADWMRPINEALQAVITGKKSVDQAIADAQAELNRLVR, from the coding sequence ATGAAGCGATGGTTCGTAGCAGTTTTGGCGTTGGCGGGTCTTGGGGGCGCATTGGCCCAGACCACGGTGCGGTTGCAAGGTTTCGGGGGCAACGACCCTGCGGTGCTCCAAGGCCTGCTTCGGGAAGTGGTGAACCCGGCTTTGGAGAAAGACAACATCAAGGCGGTGTATGAGGGGGTGGAGGGGGACTATAACGCTACTTTGCTCAATGCTCTCTCCGCAGGCACTGCAGGTGACCTATTCTATGTGGACGTGTTCCAGTCCGAGCCCATCTTCGCCTCGGGGAAGGTGGAGCCGCTCAACAAATACTTCACCCAGCAAGAGCTGGGCCAGTTCCTGCCCAACTTGATCCAGGCCTTCACCCTAAATGGGAAGGTATACGGGATTCCCAAGGACTTCAACACCTTGGCTATCGAGTACAACAAGGATATCTTCGATGAGGCCAAGGTGCCCTACCCTAACCAGACCGATACCTGGGATACTTTCAAAGACAAGCTGAAGAAAGTCCAGGCTGCGCTGGGCGACGTAGCTGGGGTATGTGTGGTAGCCGACTATGCCCGCATGGGAGCTTTCGCTCACGCTGCGGGTTTCCGGCCCTTCAACGCCCAGGGCAAGACCGTGCTAGACGAGAATTTCCGCCGGGCCTTCGAGTGGTACACCTCCTTGGTCAAGGATGGAGCGGGCAAGTTTGCTCAGGACCTCGGCGAGGGTTGGACTGGTGGCTGCTTCGGCAAAGAAAAAGCCGCGGTTGCTATTGAGGGGGCCTGGATTGGCGGTTTCTTGCGGGATAGCGCTCCCAACCTCCGCTACGGCACCACCTTCTTACCGCTGGATCCCAAGACCAAGCAGCGCGGCAACTTCGTCTTTACGGTTTCGTGGAGCTTGAACGCGGCCTCCAAGAACAAGGAAGCGGCCATCAAGGTACTCAAAGCCCTTACCAGCCCCGAGGCGCAGAACTGGGTGCTTGCGCGCGGGTTGGCTTTGCCTAGCCGCACCGCTTTGGCCAACAGCCCTATCTTCCAGCGCACCGGTAAGGAAGCCGAACTCAACCGCACGGTCTTCAACGGCTCCACCAAGGTGGGAGGAGTGGTGTTGCCCTTCAAGTTTGGCAAGTACAACGGGGCTGACTGGATGCGCCCCATCAACGAGGCCCTGCAGGCGGTGATCACTGGGAAGAAGAGCGTGGACCAGGCCATCGCGGACGCTCAGGCTGAGCTGAACCGCCTCGTTCGCTGA